A single window of Halobacillus naozhouensis DNA harbors:
- a CDS encoding replication initiation and membrane attachment family protein: protein MDRYIGKLLPIDGFRIIQTGSAPQSAQWSLTHLYQPLIGKLAISLYQFLVNEYETCERGFVQSHHAIMAFLSTPLDQVYKARQKLEALGLLRTYLSKKEATTVYLYEIRPPFSPEEFFNDDMLSLLLRHEMGEDKFKSLRTRFSLPTVSVEEYEEVTETFDRVFHGVYPSSALLDQQKQSAQRREGTVSRGPAILNSRVDFNWLHHALKQRMYPSEKILTGDHRRIISQLVALYNLTSSEIERAIIWAINEENELIIDELKAACHDYMKDRPSAENGSIDEREKVPESTNKEAGNKEEQFIQLLEEISPRELLEDLSNGNQASEQEMKIIRDIMTEQGLQPGVMNVLIHYVLLKTDMKLSKPYLEKIASHWARKNVSTVRQAMNLAKAEHQKYQQWGKQRNTYRKKNTNQEVIPDWFKKRGEPKEKQPAAPINKQDIAERIRKLSNKGNES from the coding sequence ATGGATCGGTATATAGGAAAGCTTTTACCAATAGATGGATTTAGAATTATTCAAACAGGTTCAGCTCCTCAATCCGCTCAATGGTCATTAACCCATTTATATCAACCACTAATAGGAAAGCTAGCTATTTCCTTATATCAATTTTTAGTTAATGAATATGAAACGTGCGAGCGAGGGTTTGTACAATCCCATCATGCGATTATGGCGTTTCTGTCTACCCCCTTGGATCAAGTATATAAAGCCAGGCAAAAGCTTGAGGCGCTAGGGCTTTTACGAACATATCTATCAAAAAAAGAAGCGACAACTGTTTACTTATATGAAATCAGGCCCCCATTTTCCCCGGAGGAATTTTTTAATGATGATATGCTTTCCTTGTTGTTAAGACATGAAATGGGTGAAGATAAATTTAAATCATTGCGCACCAGGTTTTCCTTGCCTACTGTTTCTGTGGAAGAATATGAGGAAGTAACAGAAACATTTGATCGTGTATTTCATGGGGTGTACCCTTCGTCAGCTTTACTGGATCAGCAAAAACAATCTGCGCAACGTCGAGAAGGCACAGTGTCCCGCGGTCCAGCGATTTTAAACAGCCGGGTAGATTTTAATTGGCTGCATCATGCATTAAAGCAGAGGATGTATCCGAGTGAGAAGATTCTTACTGGGGATCATCGGAGGATTATTTCCCAGCTAGTTGCTTTGTACAACTTAACGTCCAGTGAAATCGAGCGGGCGATTATCTGGGCTATTAATGAGGAAAATGAATTGATAATTGATGAACTAAAAGCTGCTTGTCATGATTATATGAAAGACAGGCCTTCTGCAGAGAATGGGAGTATTGACGAGCGGGAAAAGGTCCCTGAGTCTACTAATAAAGAAGCAGGCAATAAGGAAGAGCAGTTTATTCAATTACTAGAAGAAATCTCACCTAGAGAACTTTTGGAGGATCTATCGAACGGTAATCAAGCCTCAGAGCAGGAAATGAAAATAATTCGAGATATTATGACAGAACAAGGCCTCCAGCCTGGGGTCATGAATGTTCTGATTCACTATGTGCTATTAAAAACGGATATGAAACTATCGAAGCCTTACCTTGAGAAAATTGCCAGTCATTGGGCACGCAAAAATGTGTCTACTGTGAGACAGGCAATGAACCTTGCCAAGGCTGAACATCAGAAGTATCAGCAGTGGGGGAAACAGAGAAACACATATCGGAAAAAAAATACAAATCAGGAAGTTATCCCGGATTGGTTTAAGAAGCGCGGGGAGCCTAAAGAGAAACAACCTGCAGCCCCGATCAATAAGCAGGATATTGCTGAGCGTATACGGAAGCTGTCGAATAAAGGAAATGAATCGTGA
- the nrdR gene encoding transcriptional regulator NrdR: MKCPNCHYKSTKVLDSRPIEEGHSIRRRRECEQCDFRFTTFERIEEVPLIVVKKEGTREEFSREKLMRGLIRACEKRPVAVEELEAVTLDIEKELRNRGVSEVQSKDIGEMIMGRLSRIDEVAYVRFASVYRQFKDINVFIDELKELIKHEDKG; this comes from the coding sequence TTGAAATGCCCAAATTGCCACTATAAAAGTACGAAGGTGCTGGATTCGAGGCCGATCGAGGAGGGACATTCGATCAGGCGGAGAAGGGAATGCGAACAATGTGACTTTCGCTTTACGACCTTTGAGAGAATCGAAGAGGTACCGCTGATTGTCGTAAAAAAGGAAGGAACGAGAGAAGAGTTCAGCCGTGAGAAGCTTATGCGCGGTCTTATACGTGCATGTGAAAAAAGACCGGTTGCTGTTGAGGAATTGGAAGCTGTAACCCTTGATATTGAGAAGGAACTGAGAAATCGTGGTGTATCAGAAGTTCAAAGCAAGGATATAGGTGAAATGATCATGGGGCGACTTTCAAGAATTGATGAGGTAGCTTATGTTCGTTTTGCATCAGTATATCGCCAATTTAAAGATATTAATGTGTTTATAGACGAGTTAAAAGAATTAATTAAACATGAAGATAAAGGATGA
- a CDS encoding cytosolic protein, producing the protein MKSFISRYFSNHAETSEEPHDKRLKTHYYKAKKDEVFRAVADLFPAPSEKAAVSNERGEITVNYKGNRKAFIVATIIMVRPFQTSVDFSVTSDSGGPVDFGFSDRLILQLYEQLDRQFPSLKSSER; encoded by the coding sequence GTGAAATCATTTATTTCCAGGTATTTTAGTAATCATGCAGAAACAAGTGAAGAACCACATGATAAGAGACTTAAAACACATTACTATAAAGCCAAGAAAGACGAAGTATTCAGAGCGGTAGCGGATCTATTTCCTGCACCTTCTGAAAAAGCGGCCGTTTCAAATGAGCGTGGAGAGATTACCGTGAACTATAAGGGAAACAGAAAAGCCTTCATCGTTGCAACCATTATTATGGTACGTCCATTTCAAACATCTGTAGATTTTTCTGTGACTAGTGATTCAGGTGGACCGGTAGATTTTGGCTTCAGTGACAGGTTGATTCTTCAGCTTTACGAGCAGCTTGATCGTCAGTTTCCTTCATTAAAATCGTCAGAAAGATGA
- the speD gene encoding adenosylmethionine decarboxylase, whose protein sequence is MDTMGRHVIAELWDCNEDKLNDMSYIEQTFVDAALKAGAEVREVAFHKFAPHGVSGVVIISESHLTIHSFPEHGYASIDVYTCGDRIDPNVAAEFIVEALEAGRNETVEVPRGMGPVEVPQSRVL, encoded by the coding sequence ATGGATACAATGGGAAGACATGTTATTGCAGAATTATGGGATTGTAACGAAGATAAATTAAACGATATGTCATATATCGAACAAACTTTTGTAGATGCAGCACTCAAAGCAGGTGCTGAAGTAAGGGAAGTTGCCTTTCACAAATTCGCTCCACACGGGGTAAGCGGGGTTGTTATTATTTCGGAGTCGCACTTAACGATCCATAGCTTTCCCGAGCATGGATATGCAAGTATCGATGTATATACTTGCGGTGATCGCATCGATCCAAATGTAGCAGCTGAATTTATTGTCGAAGCACTAGAGGCTGGTCGAAATGAAACAGTGGAAGTTCCGAGAGGGATGGGGCCTGTTGAAGTGCCACAGTCCCGTGTCCTATAG
- a CDS encoding glyceraldehyde-3-phosphate dehydrogenase: MGKTRIAINGLGRIGRMVFRKAVLDDSIELVAVNASYPAETIAHMVKYDSVHGRFEGTIKAIDQGIVVNGKKIKLCATRDPLELPWDELNVDIVIEATGKFKTQKDASLHIQSGAKKVIITAPGKEVDATIVMGVNEEAYEPGQHDVISNASCTTNCLAPVVKVLEDQFGIENGLMTTVHAFTNDQKNLDNPHKDLRRARGCTQSIIPTSTGAAKALGEVIPSMKGKLNGMALRVPTPNVSLVDLVVDLKVDVTEEQINKAFSKVADDKMKGILEYSDEPLVSIDYTTSETSAIIDGLSTQVIEDRKVKVLAWYDNEWGYSCRVVDLAKYVGSFLSQEKKVKVS, from the coding sequence ATGGGGAAAACGCGAATTGCGATAAATGGATTAGGCAGAATAGGGCGCATGGTCTTTCGAAAGGCTGTGTTAGACGACTCGATTGAATTAGTTGCAGTTAATGCAAGTTATCCTGCTGAAACCATTGCACACATGGTGAAATATGATAGTGTTCATGGACGCTTTGAAGGAACTATTAAAGCGATAGATCAAGGAATTGTCGTTAACGGAAAGAAAATAAAACTCTGTGCGACTCGAGATCCCTTAGAACTGCCTTGGGATGAATTAAATGTAGACATTGTTATTGAAGCGACCGGTAAGTTTAAAACACAGAAGGACGCATCGTTGCATATCCAATCCGGTGCAAAAAAAGTTATCATTACAGCTCCAGGAAAGGAAGTTGATGCCACAATTGTGATGGGAGTAAACGAGGAAGCGTATGAACCAGGACAGCACGATGTGATTTCAAACGCTTCTTGCACGACAAATTGTTTAGCACCCGTGGTCAAAGTGCTTGAAGATCAATTTGGCATTGAGAATGGATTAATGACGACTGTCCATGCCTTTACCAACGATCAAAAAAACTTAGATAATCCGCACAAGGACCTTCGCCGTGCACGTGGATGCACGCAATCTATTATCCCAACGTCCACGGGAGCTGCCAAGGCTCTTGGTGAGGTTATTCCATCGATGAAGGGGAAATTAAATGGCATGGCTTTAAGGGTTCCTACCCCAAATGTCTCCCTGGTTGATTTAGTCGTTGACCTGAAAGTGGATGTTACGGAAGAGCAGATAAATAAGGCTTTTTCAAAAGTGGCAGATGATAAAATGAAGGGAATTCTTGAATACAGTGATGAACCGCTTGTCTCCATTGATTATACAACTTCAGAAACTTCGGCTATTATAGATGGATTATCCACTCAAGTTATCGAAGATCGTAAAGTTAAAGTGTTAGCGTGGTACGACAATGAGTGGGGTTACTCCTGCAGAGTTGTGGATTTAGCCAAATATGTCGGAAGCTTTTTAAGCCAAGAGAAGAAAGTAAAAGTATCGTAA
- the coaE gene encoding dephospho-CoA kinase (Dephospho-CoA kinase (CoaE) performs the final step in coenzyme A biosynthesis.): protein MTVVIGLTGSIASGKSTVSEMFHTFNIPVVDADVISREVVNVGEPAYHKIVDAFGEEVLHEDKTIDRKSLGKIVFKNKEKRDLLNQIVHPEVRKEMLRQRDAYKAEQNSAVVLDIPLLFESKLAHYADLTLVVYVDEGTQLQRLMERDQSSMEDAEQRISSQIPVGEKAEMADAVIDNTGSVKESQEQLKSILEKWNIIN from the coding sequence ATGACAGTTGTAATCGGGTTAACCGGCAGTATAGCAAGTGGTAAAAGTACAGTTTCTGAAATGTTTCATACCTTCAATATCCCCGTAGTGGATGCCGATGTAATTTCCAGAGAAGTAGTTAATGTTGGTGAGCCTGCTTACCATAAAATCGTTGACGCATTTGGTGAAGAAGTATTGCATGAGGATAAAACGATCGATCGAAAGAGCTTGGGAAAAATAGTGTTTAAAAATAAGGAAAAACGAGATCTTTTAAATCAAATTGTGCACCCGGAAGTCCGAAAAGAGATGCTGCGCCAAAGGGATGCTTATAAAGCAGAACAAAATTCTGCCGTTGTGCTTGATATCCCATTACTATTTGAAAGTAAACTTGCCCATTACGCCGATCTGACACTTGTGGTATACGTAGATGAGGGTACGCAATTACAAAGGCTGATGGAGCGTGACCAGTCAAGTATGGAGGATGCCGAACAACGAATAAGTTCTCAAATCCCTGTTGGCGAAAAGGCTGAGATGGCGGATGCTGTCATTGATAACACAGGAAGTGTTAAAGAGAGTCAGGAACAATTAAAAAGCATACTTGAGAAATGGAACATCATAAACTAA
- the ytaF gene encoding sporulation membrane protein YtaF → MGIVLFTFLFGLAVSVDSFGIGCMIGLKKIGISKKGICAIACLSGCCYLLSAYLGEWIKPFIDQAYAERFGALGLIAIGLFFLFHCLRKPEKPTQEDNVWAQPTKVLQSPEAADLDRSGQIKGRELLLLSLALSLDTFAAGISGSFIGIDPNLTACLILIMTTFMLLAGVRSGEKLSKKINNISILPGMLLIIIGLIKLV, encoded by the coding sequence TTGGGCATCGTTCTATTTACATTCCTCTTCGGCCTGGCTGTGAGCGTGGACAGCTTTGGGATCGGCTGTATGATTGGTTTAAAAAAGATTGGGATTTCGAAAAAAGGAATTTGTGCCATTGCTTGTTTATCGGGCTGCTGTTACCTGTTATCTGCCTACTTAGGTGAATGGATTAAACCGTTCATTGATCAAGCATATGCTGAAAGATTTGGTGCATTAGGACTGATCGCAATTGGGCTGTTTTTCCTCTTCCATTGTTTAAGGAAGCCTGAGAAACCAACACAGGAGGACAATGTCTGGGCACAGCCCACGAAGGTATTACAATCACCTGAAGCGGCTGATTTAGACAGATCGGGGCAAATTAAAGGGAGAGAACTGCTGCTTCTCAGTCTTGCCCTCTCGTTAGATACCTTTGCAGCAGGAATCAGCGGTTCATTCATAGGAATCGATCCTAACTTAACGGCTTGCTTAATTTTAATCATGACGACCTTCATGTTACTTGCAGGCGTTCGAAGCGGTGAGAAACTGAGCAAAAAAATCAACAATATATCAATACTTCCAGGAATGCTACTCATTATTATTGGACTGATTAAGCTTGTATGA
- the mutM gene encoding DNA-formamidopyrimidine glycosylase, which translates to MPELPEVETVRQTLKQLVLNKKIEDVSIYWGNIIKRPQDPNDFKQWVHSQTIRDIGRKGKFLIFKMDDISMVSHLRMEGKFGVYDASVEKPKHTHVIFHFTDGTELRYNDVRKFGTMHLFKKGTEWNEKPLNQLGPDPFDPAFTIEYFYEKISKTTRNMKAVLLDQSVVAGLGNIYVDETLYRSGIHPERLANQLSIEEAARVRQASIDTIMEAVEQRGTTIRSYLNSQGQMGMFQQKLRVYGKQDTDCLDCGTPIVKLKVSGRGTHICPICQK; encoded by the coding sequence ATGCCGGAACTACCTGAAGTGGAAACGGTCAGACAAACATTAAAGCAACTCGTTCTAAATAAGAAAATTGAAGACGTTTCAATATATTGGGGAAATATTATTAAACGCCCGCAAGACCCAAATGACTTTAAGCAATGGGTTCATTCACAGACGATTCGTGATATTGGAAGAAAAGGAAAGTTCCTTATATTCAAGATGGATGATATTTCAATGGTCTCCCATTTGCGAATGGAAGGGAAGTTTGGTGTGTACGATGCTTCGGTGGAGAAGCCGAAGCATACTCATGTTATTTTTCATTTTACTGATGGTACTGAATTGCGTTATAACGACGTTCGTAAATTTGGAACGATGCATTTATTTAAGAAAGGAACAGAATGGAATGAGAAACCTTTAAATCAATTGGGGCCTGATCCATTCGATCCCGCTTTTACCATTGAATACTTTTATGAAAAAATTAGTAAAACTACACGCAATATGAAGGCAGTCCTGCTAGATCAGTCTGTCGTAGCGGGGCTGGGCAATATTTACGTGGACGAGACCCTTTATCGCAGCGGAATTCACCCTGAGCGATTGGCAAACCAACTCTCTATAGAAGAAGCTGCACGAGTTAGACAGGCGAGTATTGATACGATCATGGAGGCGGTAGAACAGAGAGGCACTACCATTCGGTCTTACTTGAACAGCCAGGGACAGATGGGAATGTTTCAGCAGAAGCTGCGAGTTTACGGGAAGCAGGATACGGATTGTTTGGACTGTGGCACCCCTATTGTGAAGTTAAAAGTAAGTGGGCGAGGCACCCATATTTGCCCGATTTGTCAGAAGTAA
- the polA gene encoding DNA polymerase I, protein MAEKVVLIDGNSIAYRAFFALPLLNNDKGVYTNAVYGFTTMLLKILEEDKPDRLLVAFDAGKTTFRHKTYSDYKGGRQKTPSELSEQFPVIKELLDAFAIPYYQLENYEADDIIGTLATQAGESNLEVKVISGDKDLLQLVSDRIHVSLTKKGITTVDSYDPAFMQEKMGVRPDQIIDLKALMGDSSDNIPGVPGVGEKTAVKLLSQFDKLENVYDNLEDVSGKKLKEKLELNKEEAFMSKQLVTIERKAPIEISLEDIRYIGYESKNISALFRNLGFQSLMNRVASPEGDSTPLDQDDEWPEMNVNVITDVNEEILAGQEALIVEMLSDNYHKAPIEGVAFVNKHEHYFISIEDAEKSAGFKAWMEDETKEKWVFDAKQTVVALKRYGIEAKGISFDLLLASYLLNPSENNHDIPSISHRMNENAVQYDEEIYGKGAKVKLPDSEDVFHVHLARKATMLFKLKDLMEQKLEQNEQMELYKNLEMPLALILGEMEHQGVKVDVDRLEQMRGELEERLETIKAEIYELAGKSFNLNSPKQLGPVLFEDLQLPVIKKTKTGYSTSADILEQLEDQHPIIPEILLYRQLSKLQSTYLEGLLKVVDSSNNMIHTRFNQALAQTGRLSSIEPNLQNIPIRLEEGRKIRQAFVPSEEGWLMFSSDYSQIELRVLAHIARDEKLMAAFKEGKDIHTQTASEVFDVPGNEVTNQMRRQAKAVNFGIVYGISDYGLSQSLGISRKEAKSFIEKYLNSYPGVKDYMEESVQEAKQSGYVTTFMQRRRYLPDITSRNFNKRSFAERTAMNTPIQGSAADIIKKAMIDLYHRLRADGFKARMLLQVHDELILEVPEEEIEKLKDVVAEVMENTVKLEVPLEVDYSYGPTWYDAK, encoded by the coding sequence ATGGCGGAAAAAGTCGTACTAATAGATGGAAACAGTATAGCGTATCGGGCATTTTTTGCGCTGCCTTTGTTGAATAACGATAAGGGGGTTTATACGAACGCGGTCTATGGATTTACGACAATGCTGTTAAAGATCCTAGAAGAGGATAAGCCCGATCGTTTATTAGTCGCATTTGATGCTGGTAAAACAACATTTCGCCACAAGACGTATTCGGACTATAAAGGCGGCAGGCAGAAGACGCCTTCTGAACTGTCTGAGCAGTTTCCGGTCATCAAAGAACTATTGGACGCGTTTGCTATTCCATATTACCAACTTGAAAATTATGAAGCCGATGACATCATCGGAACGCTAGCGACCCAAGCGGGCGAAAGCAATTTGGAAGTAAAAGTAATTTCAGGGGATAAGGATTTATTACAGCTCGTTTCAGATCGTATTCATGTAAGCCTGACTAAAAAAGGGATCACAACTGTTGATTCATATGATCCTGCTTTTATGCAGGAAAAAATGGGAGTGCGTCCAGACCAAATTATCGATCTGAAGGCATTGATGGGAGACAGTTCGGATAATATTCCAGGTGTTCCGGGTGTTGGCGAAAAGACCGCAGTCAAACTGCTAAGTCAATTCGATAAGCTTGAGAACGTGTATGACAACCTGGAAGATGTGAGCGGAAAGAAATTGAAAGAAAAGCTGGAACTTAATAAAGAAGAAGCATTTATGAGTAAGCAGCTTGTCACCATCGAAAGAAAAGCTCCGATTGAAATCAGCCTTGAAGATATCCGTTATATTGGTTATGAAAGTAAGAATATAAGTGCTCTGTTCCGCAACCTTGGTTTTCAGTCACTTATGAATCGTGTAGCTTCACCAGAAGGGGACTCAACACCGCTGGATCAAGATGATGAGTGGCCGGAAATGAATGTGAATGTTATCACGGATGTTAACGAGGAAATATTGGCTGGACAAGAAGCCTTAATTGTAGAAATGCTTTCTGATAATTACCATAAGGCTCCGATTGAAGGGGTTGCTTTTGTCAATAAGCATGAGCATTACTTTATTTCGATAGAAGATGCGGAAAAGTCTGCAGGTTTTAAAGCATGGATGGAGGATGAAACGAAAGAAAAATGGGTCTTTGATGCAAAGCAAACGGTAGTAGCCTTAAAGCGTTACGGAATAGAAGCGAAAGGGATCAGTTTTGATTTACTGCTTGCCTCCTATTTACTTAACCCTTCGGAAAATAACCATGATATTCCATCCATTAGTCATCGAATGAATGAAAATGCGGTGCAATATGATGAAGAAATATATGGAAAGGGAGCTAAAGTGAAGCTTCCGGATTCTGAGGATGTTTTCCATGTGCATCTTGCCCGAAAAGCAACGATGTTGTTTAAACTTAAAGATCTTATGGAACAAAAATTAGAACAAAACGAACAGATGGAATTATATAAAAACCTGGAGATGCCATTAGCATTAATTTTAGGAGAAATGGAACATCAAGGAGTAAAGGTTGACGTGGACCGACTTGAACAGATGAGAGGCGAGCTTGAAGAAAGACTTGAAACGATCAAGGCAGAAATCTATGAGCTTGCAGGAAAATCGTTTAATTTGAATTCACCTAAACAGCTTGGGCCGGTTCTGTTTGAAGACCTTCAACTACCAGTCATTAAAAAGACAAAAACAGGTTATTCAACTTCAGCAGACATCTTGGAACAGCTTGAAGATCAGCATCCGATCATTCCAGAAATCCTTTTGTACAGGCAGTTAAGTAAACTTCAATCTACTTACCTCGAGGGATTACTGAAGGTGGTGGATAGCTCAAATAATATGATTCATACTCGATTTAACCAGGCACTTGCTCAAACGGGGCGCCTAAGTTCTATTGAACCTAACTTGCAAAACATACCTATTCGTCTTGAAGAGGGAAGGAAAATCAGACAGGCTTTTGTACCTTCTGAAGAAGGATGGCTTATGTTTTCAAGTGATTATTCTCAAATTGAGCTTCGGGTTTTAGCTCATATTGCCCGGGATGAAAAATTAATGGCGGCCTTTAAAGAAGGAAAAGATATTCATACTCAAACAGCCAGCGAAGTCTTTGATGTGCCCGGTAATGAAGTCACAAATCAAATGAGACGTCAGGCTAAGGCCGTTAACTTCGGAATCGTGTATGGCATTAGTGATTATGGCTTATCCCAGAGTCTGGGTATTTCCCGTAAGGAAGCCAAGAGTTTTATTGAAAAATATTTAAATAGTTATCCTGGCGTAAAAGACTACATGGAAGAGTCTGTTCAAGAAGCGAAACAGTCAGGCTATGTAACAACATTTATGCAACGGCGTAGATACTTGCCGGATATTACAAGCCGTAACTTTAATAAGCGAAGTTTTGCTGAACGAACAGCTATGAATACACCTATTCAAGGAAGTGCAGCAGACATTATTAAAAAAGCAATGATCGATTTATATCATCGCTTGCGAGCGGACGGTTTCAAGGCGCGAATGTTACTTCAGGTACATGATGAACTTATTCTGGAAGTGCCTGAAGAAGAAATAGAAAAACTAAAAGATGTTGTAGCAGAGGTCATGGAGAATACAGTCAAGTTAGAGGTGCCACTAGAGGTGGATTATTCTTATGGGCCAACCTGGTATGACGCGAAGTAA
- the pnpS gene encoding two-component system histidine kinase PnpS, producing MKINKRPLLTYMIVVIIVMVGLGILLAQLTRSYFIDVFEERISVQSEYVASYLKEFSEDGQLTANSLNDFSKQLNTGILLVSNQGEVIIDTVETLPTIQKDEKETIIANIQLNQFPMNAGRLGETVFYYPLQMNLEGITGTLVVFSPVQSLLDITKNIWLLIGFTLLLGIIAIFLVVFNVFSKYIRPIRAASKAATELAEGNYNARTYEGHFGEAGQLSRSINVLARNLQDMMSTKGMQETQLEAVINNMGNGLILIDEKGYILIVNKAFLESFGGIKKEYIGYLYHDAIPYPAIHETVQTIYMFEETISEKFALPVHIDRRHFEVTGAPIFSSNNKWKGIVLVFHDITEMKKLEQMRKDFVANVSHELKTPITSIRGFSETLLDGAMKDEAMMEQFMRIILKESGRLQSLIEDLLELSRVERDDFKLLVEEIELQNLLGELFPIIEHQAAQKSIRLDMSIDEKATIQGDVSRLKQVFLNLLTNAVNYTGEAGLVQVSLQNHGESVSISIKDNGVGIPEEEISRIFERFYRVDKARSRNSGGTGLGLAIVKHIVEAHQGSIKVESEVNEGTTFEIILPKKFTNH from the coding sequence ATGAAGATCAATAAAAGGCCGCTTCTGACCTATATGATAGTTGTCATTATTGTCATGGTCGGATTAGGTATTTTATTAGCCCAGCTAACAAGAAGTTATTTTATTGATGTCTTTGAAGAACGCATTTCAGTTCAGAGTGAATACGTCGCCAGCTACCTTAAGGAATTTTCAGAAGATGGTCAACTTACGGCTAATTCCCTTAATGATTTTAGCAAGCAGCTGAACACAGGAATCTTATTGGTCTCTAATCAAGGTGAAGTTATTATTGATACGGTTGAGACACTGCCGACGATTCAGAAGGACGAAAAAGAAACAATTATTGCAAATATCCAATTAAACCAATTTCCGATGAATGCAGGGCGATTAGGGGAGACCGTTTTCTACTATCCCCTCCAGATGAACTTGGAAGGTATAACTGGCACTCTTGTAGTGTTTTCACCGGTACAGTCGTTATTAGATATTACGAAAAACATTTGGCTACTCATTGGATTTACTTTGCTGCTTGGGATCATTGCTATTTTCTTAGTTGTTTTTAATGTTTTTTCTAAATATATTCGGCCAATTCGTGCTGCATCAAAGGCGGCTACAGAATTAGCTGAAGGAAATTACAATGCCCGCACCTACGAAGGACATTTTGGTGAAGCAGGTCAATTGAGCCGATCTATCAATGTTCTTGCCAGGAACCTTCAGGATATGATGAGTACCAAAGGAATGCAGGAAACTCAACTAGAAGCAGTCATTAATAACATGGGGAATGGCCTGATTTTAATAGATGAAAAGGGTTATATTCTTATTGTTAATAAAGCTTTTCTTGAAAGTTTTGGCGGCATTAAGAAGGAATACATAGGTTACCTTTACCATGATGCCATTCCTTACCCAGCCATTCACGAAACAGTACAGACTATCTATATGTTTGAAGAGACGATCAGTGAAAAATTTGCTCTGCCTGTCCATATTGACCGAAGGCATTTTGAAGTGACGGGTGCGCCCATCTTTAGTAGTAACAATAAATGGAAAGGTATCGTGCTTGTTTTTCATGATATTACTGAAATGAAAAAACTTGAACAAATGCGTAAAGACTTTGTTGCTAATGTCTCTCATGAACTTAAAACGCCTATTACATCGATTAGAGGATTTTCAGAGACGCTGCTGGACGGCGCGATGAAAGATGAAGCTATGATGGAGCAATTTATGCGAATCATCCTGAAGGAAAGCGGGCGTCTACAATCGCTTATTGAAGATTTGCTGGAGCTCTCCAGAGTAGAAAGAGATGATTTTAAATTACTTGTTGAAGAGATCGAGCTGCAGAACCTTCTAGGTGAACTGTTCCCGATCATAGAACATCAAGCAGCTCAAAAATCCATTCGTCTCGATATGTCCATTGACGAGAAGGCTACCATTCAAGGAGACGTAAGCAGGTTAAAGCAAGTGTTTCTGAACTTGCTTACAAATGCTGTTAACTACACAGGAGAAGCAGGACTGGTACAAGTATCGCTTCAAAATCATGGAGAGTCCGTTAGTATTTCCATTAAGGATAATGGAGTTGGGATTCCAGAGGAGGAAATTTCCAGGATATTTGAAAGATTTTATAGAGTCGATAAGGCCCGTAGCCGTAATTCCGGAGGCACTGGGCTGGGTCTGGCGATTGTAAAGCACATTGTCGAAGCTCATCAGGGATCTATCAAAGTTGAAAGTGAAGTGAATGAAGGTACAACCTTCGAAATTATTTTGCCGAAGAAATTTACAAATCATTAA